The Candidatus Hydrogenedentota bacterium DNA window CATCATACGGCTGAGCGCCATCGGCGACGTGGTCCGCGTCCTCCCCGCCCTGCACGCCCTGCGCGACCTGCACCCCCACGCCCAGATAGACTGGGCCGTCGAGCCCAAGAGCGCCAACATCCTGGAGGGCCACCCCGCCATAGACCGGCTGGTGCTGTTCGAGCGGCCGTCCGGCGGGAAACGGGCGGGCTGGGGCGCGTTCTGGCGGTTCTGCCGGGAAATCCGCCGCAGCCGCTACGACATCGTGGTGGATTTCCACGGCATCCTCAAGAGCGGCCTGGCCATGGCCGCGTCGGGCGCGCGGGAGCGGGTGGCCTTCGCCGCGCCGCGCGGCCAGGAGGGCAGTCCCCTCTTCGCGAACCGCCGCGTGAAACTCTCCGCCGCGCGCATGAACCGGATCGAGGAGAACCTTGAGCTGGTGAAGGCGCTGGGCGCGAAGCGCCTGAACCTCGACGTGCTGGTGGACATGCCGGAAGAGGTCCGGGACTCGGTGGACGAGTGGCTTTCGGACAAGTTCCACGGGGGGAAGTGGGTGGTGGCCATCCACGCGCCGGTAGACCGCCCGGAGAAACAGTGGCCCCTCGGGCACTTCGCCGCGCTGGCCGACCTGTTTCTGGCGGACGGACGCTTCGAGGTGCTGCTGACCTGGGGTCCGGGCCAACTGGAGACGGCGGAGGCCGTGCGCGCCTTGGCGCGGCGCAATCCTGAAATCGCGCCGGAAACCTCCGA harbors:
- a CDS encoding glycosyltransferase family 9 protein, which gives rise to MLNGLPRILIIRLSAIGDVVRVLPALHALRDLHPHAQIDWAVEPKSANILEGHPAIDRLVLFERPSGGKRAGWGAFWRFCREIRRSRYDIVVDFHGILKSGLAMAASGARERVAFAAPRGQEGSPLFANRRVKLSAARMNRIEENLELVKALGAKRLNLDVLVDMPEEVRDSVDEWLSDKFHGGKWVVAIHAPVDRPEKQWPLGHFAALADLFLADGRFEVLLTWGPGQLETAEAVRALARRNPEIAPETSDLKHLARLLERCDLFVGGDTGPMHIASAMNTPVVALFGGTDPRMHSPLRQPSTVLYAGKDAPEKAIDRSNGPALLAQIAPVQAYDAGIALLKGNVPPPENI